The Chanodichthys erythropterus isolate Z2021 chromosome 5, ASM2448905v1, whole genome shotgun sequence sequence CCCGCAGACTCGAAGCAGTGAGTGAAGATGGAGCGCGCCGGTTTCTGCTCAGGGTGATCTCCTCCGACTACCACCACACTAAAGAGACCCTCGCATCTCACCGCTTCGATCTTCTCCCACTGTGTCTGAGTATCGCCGTTGGTGAGCAGAAGCAGTTTGTAATTTTTCTGCAGTTCTTCCAGGAGAGATCGAACCTCAGGAGACAGAGTCAGCGCCTGTAAACGTGTGTTCTTCCACATGTAGTAGCAACTGCTGGCCAGATCTGGATCAGGATCTGTGCCCTGTGTCTCCTGTAGGGCTTCATACCAGTGATGGATCCTGACATCATCTATTGTTTTTCCTTCTGATGGGTCAAACGATTCATGAAAAAGCTTTCGTAAAAAGCAATTACAGATGTCTGTGATGTGGTTTTCCTGCACATGTGTTGACTTCAGCAGCTCATACACCTAAAGAAAGAACactgtaaataataaaatctaTACCTTTTAAAAACGAAAAAGGTACAGtttggatttagatttttttttaatgaaaagacCATATATTCTTAAGAGTTTAGTAAGTGTCCAAATAATTTTTGAGAATGATATCTTTAGGTCCACATTATGTAGAACATCAGCTAGAACATCATTCAGATTCAGGACACGAACGACCAAAAGACTAATCTAAAGGGCTAATCTAAAAAAATATACCATCACTTTCCCGTTTGGATTATAAATCTCCCTCTTTAGTGACTTCTAGCTCTTTAAACCCACCGTTGCCTTAACAAAGAGATCTGTGAATAATAAGGCATCTCACGTTTCTGATATTACAGACAGCAACCTAGACTTATTGTTTTTAACAGAAACTTGACATAAAGTGATGAGCTTTGTGTTAGTCCATACCCAGGGGAGTAATGGTATTATTTGATTCTCCTTGACTTTCAGGTAGAGGTGGGGGTATCATTGTGCTATTTAATTTGAAACTTAGCATCAGCACTGAcctatacaaatatttattatatccTTTGAATGTCTTGTTTTGAGTATCTCTGCCTCGCAATCAACTGTCGTTGCAACAGTCTATAGATCTCCAAagattaaaggaacactccactttttttgaaaataggctcattttccaactcccctagagttaaacagt is a genomic window containing:
- the nanp gene encoding N-acylneuraminate-9-phosphatase isoform X2 produces the protein MVYELLKSTHVQENHITDICNCFLRKLFHESFDPSEGKTIDDVRIHHWYEALQETQGTDPDPDLASSCYYMWKNTRLQALTLSPEVRSLLEELQKNYKLLLLTNGDTQTQWEKIEAVRCEGLFSVVVVGGDHPEQKPARSIFTHCFESAGVRPQDCIMVGDSLSADIQGGIDAGVRATVWINSDCKSLPQGSVTPDYTVPSVLDLNDVLAELMLK
- the nanp gene encoding N-acylneuraminate-9-phosphatase isoform X1 yields the protein MSKMMDNRGVLSIIFDFDNTLVDTAGAGRIAIQKVYELLKSTHVQENHITDICNCFLRKLFHESFDPSEGKTIDDVRIHHWYEALQETQGTDPDPDLASSCYYMWKNTRLQALTLSPEVRSLLEELQKNYKLLLLTNGDTQTQWEKIEAVRCEGLFSVVVVGGDHPEQKPARSIFTHCFESAGVRPQDCIMVGDSLSADIQGGIDAGVRATVWINSDCKSLPQGSVTPDYTVPSVLDLNDVLAELMLK